Proteins co-encoded in one Schaalia radingae genomic window:
- a CDS encoding helicase HerA-like domain-containing protein → MSENNADLEAQLAQARAQAAEAEARAARAEAEAAAARLAALEAQGGSVQAPADPAQNPAENAQDDNPPSDKPHDVQPHADESEQEQESADKDSAADKDSAADKDSAADAPQQAPEGTTDNAPDKPQEDTTPPASSPLADTISAAYAFADTTSAPTITVGTLLDGDTHLPQATATIPLSILNRHLLVAGATGSGKTRTLQLLAEGLSTAGTPVALVDVKGDLTGLAEKGTANDKLAARTTANGQDWQPASFPTQLLTPAGSNAPVPGAMVRTRVSDFGPLLLARALQLNTTQEQALQLIFSWADTNGLELVDLGDLQSVITFLTSPEGKEELSGIGGVSKATAGVILRTLTALASQGGDQFFGEPAFDTADLMKADSDGRGIISLLEVGDMSRQPALISALIMWLLADLFSSLDEVGDLDKPRLTFVFDEAHLLFTDATKEFVRQVVHTVRLIRSKGVSIVFVTQSPTDIPSDVLAQLGSRIQHALRAITPDDQRRLKDAVKTFPTTDLDLAEILTTLGTGEAVVTVLDPKGRPTPPAPFSIWAPASVMGEASDATISTLLSASDLVARYATPVDPRSATEELAERTQKAIDQRAAEEKQAELEKEQEKARKKAEREAEKERARWEKEAQREQQRAQKARERRQRSMESALANVIKSAGTQIGREITRSIFGTRRK, encoded by the coding sequence ATGAGTGAAAACAACGCCGACTTGGAAGCTCAACTCGCACAGGCTCGCGCTCAGGCGGCCGAAGCTGAAGCACGCGCCGCCCGAGCAGAAGCTGAGGCCGCCGCAGCCCGCCTCGCCGCACTGGAAGCACAGGGCGGATCAGTGCAGGCGCCCGCAGACCCAGCCCAAAACCCCGCCGAGAACGCACAGGACGACAACCCGCCTTCTGACAAGCCCCACGACGTGCAACCGCACGCTGACGAATCTGAGCAGGAGCAAGAATCCGCCGACAAGGACTCAGCAGCAGACAAGGACTCAGCAGCAGACAAGGACTCAGCAGCCGACGCGCCCCAGCAGGCACCAGAAGGCACGACGGACAACGCGCCCGATAAGCCTCAAGAAGACACGACGCCTCCTGCCTCTTCACCTTTGGCTGACACTATCAGCGCCGCCTACGCATTCGCGGACACCACATCGGCTCCAACCATCACGGTCGGTACGCTGCTAGACGGCGACACTCACCTACCCCAGGCGACCGCCACAATACCGCTGTCCATCCTCAACCGTCACCTACTCGTAGCCGGCGCCACCGGCTCTGGCAAGACTCGCACCCTCCAGCTCCTGGCAGAAGGACTGTCAACAGCGGGAACCCCGGTCGCCCTCGTCGATGTCAAAGGCGATCTGACCGGCCTTGCCGAAAAGGGTACTGCCAACGACAAGCTTGCTGCGCGCACGACCGCCAACGGGCAGGACTGGCAACCGGCTTCCTTCCCCACACAGTTGCTCACACCGGCAGGCTCCAACGCCCCTGTTCCCGGCGCGATGGTGCGCACACGCGTCAGCGATTTCGGGCCGCTGCTTCTGGCCCGCGCGCTCCAGCTCAACACCACGCAGGAGCAGGCACTTCAACTGATTTTCTCGTGGGCCGACACGAACGGTCTGGAACTTGTTGACCTCGGTGACCTGCAATCAGTCATCACGTTCCTCACTTCCCCTGAAGGCAAAGAGGAGCTCAGCGGGATCGGCGGCGTGTCCAAAGCGACCGCCGGTGTCATCTTGCGCACGCTGACCGCCCTTGCTTCCCAGGGGGGTGACCAGTTCTTCGGGGAACCCGCATTCGACACGGCTGACCTGATGAAGGCCGACAGTGACGGGCGCGGGATTATCTCCCTGCTGGAAGTAGGCGACATGTCCCGCCAGCCGGCCCTGATCTCCGCGCTGATCATGTGGCTGCTCGCTGACTTGTTCTCCAGCCTCGACGAGGTCGGTGACCTGGACAAGCCACGCCTGACATTCGTCTTTGACGAAGCACACCTGCTGTTCACCGATGCGACCAAGGAGTTCGTGCGTCAGGTGGTCCACACCGTGCGCCTGATCCGTTCCAAGGGCGTCAGCATCGTCTTCGTCACCCAGTCTCCCACGGACATCCCCTCTGACGTGCTCGCACAGCTCGGTTCGCGCATCCAGCATGCGCTGCGTGCCATCACACCGGACGATCAGCGCCGCCTCAAGGATGCCGTCAAGACTTTCCCCACCACTGATCTGGACTTGGCGGAGATCCTGACCACGCTCGGCACAGGTGAAGCGGTGGTGACGGTACTCGACCCGAAAGGCCGCCCCACACCGCCCGCACCGTTCAGCATCTGGGCTCCCGCATCGGTCATGGGAGAGGCGTCCGACGCGACGATCTCTACGTTGTTGTCGGCCTCAGATCTGGTCGCCCGCTACGCCACACCTGTTGACCCGCGCTCTGCCACCGAAGAGCTGGCTGAGCGCACCCAGAAAGCGATTGACCAGCGGGCCGCAGAAGAAAAGCAGGCCGAGCTGGAAAAGGAACAGGAGAAGGCTCGCAAGAAGGCCGAACGAGAGGCGGAAAAGGAGCGAGCCCGCTGGGAGAAGGAAGCCCAACGTGAGCAGCAACGCGCTCAGAAAGCCCGCGAGCGCCGCCAACGATCCATGGAATCGGCACTGGCCAACGTGATCAAGTCCGCCGGCACTCAGATTGGGCGCGAAATCACCCGCAGTATTTTCGGCACGCGCCGCAAGTAA
- a CDS encoding DUF4853 domain-containing protein: MTNEFWDGSAPFEKRQTIESVQTEVLPAFKQLLDELSESGAGSFSELKGPSLDGRTTEKETGAIVGFEVSTAVLAGNAIPADSAREIGDRVLPPAGLSHFTDITPQDAKSDTTFNWHDEENGGFVELTILPKGDLTIYYVSGNRPSDGSTTQAGQWIDGAQSIAGAN; encoded by the coding sequence GTGACTAACGAGTTCTGGGATGGCAGCGCCCCCTTTGAGAAGCGCCAGACAATTGAAAGCGTTCAAACGGAAGTTCTCCCCGCCTTTAAGCAGCTTCTCGACGAACTCTCCGAATCCGGAGCTGGGTCTTTCTCTGAGCTCAAGGGGCCTTCTTTGGACGGACGAACGACAGAGAAAGAAACCGGAGCCATCGTTGGCTTTGAGGTCAGCACTGCAGTCCTGGCCGGCAACGCAATTCCTGCTGACAGCGCGCGTGAAATCGGCGACCGTGTCCTCCCCCCAGCAGGTCTGAGCCACTTCACCGATATCACGCCTCAAGATGCCAAATCGGACACCACATTTAACTGGCACGATGAAGAAAACGGTGGATTCGTCGAACTGACGATTCTTCCCAAAGGCGATCTGACGATCTACTACGTCTCCGGAAATCGCCCCTCTGACGGCTCAACAACACAAGCCGGACAATGGATCGACGGTGCTCAGTCAATTGCGGGCGCCAACTAA
- a CDS encoding alpha/beta hydrolase, whose amino-acid sequence MPSWSDIQYWNDGPVIEAANNLTDSYHKFRAQADEAAAARNEIQSVGEAADSARDQLGTIIEHLSRVINDTAELMMATADAADGVNEVMTLVHECITQAQIDGVAIHANGSASHPPPPSTLPPDVYAIEAARNEAECQATIANINRAVQRATEVDSEYAHRTRAVAEGSYRNSESSSSTSPGLSDLPDPATWSPAEIATWWNALSEDEQDALIKNHPDLIGGLDGLPGSARDEANKIRLPAMLSEAEQAEKEARKKYLDAQERLGPSGFASLEYSEWQRAQEKLEDLRAVESTLNSDPELSLLVLDDSGERLKAAVAHGDIDSAKHVATFVPGMNTTVHDSLDSYTAKTDVMQSKALKNNNGDVATIAWLGYDAPDLSDVASTSKAHAGADRLNSFVEGIQASREAGEYGDPHQTVLGHSYGSTTSGMAVKDTRTGVVDDLVMFGSPGSGVQDIREYNLPADSGGDPGPHAHVSHAQYRDRVQGIGPDFSFGKNPNKLDGIEHLADSTAKPDTFWEWVDPFSQHSSYFEEGSATMNDFGRVIAGVK is encoded by the coding sequence ATGCCCTCGTGGAGCGATATTCAATATTGGAATGACGGCCCGGTCATTGAAGCGGCGAACAACCTGACTGATTCCTACCATAAGTTCCGAGCTCAGGCGGATGAAGCAGCCGCAGCACGAAACGAGATCCAGTCTGTTGGTGAGGCCGCAGACTCAGCGCGCGATCAATTAGGCACGATCATTGAACATCTGAGCCGCGTCATTAATGACACTGCCGAGCTCATGATGGCAACGGCAGATGCTGCTGATGGCGTCAATGAAGTCATGACTCTCGTTCATGAATGCATCACTCAGGCACAGATCGATGGTGTGGCGATCCATGCAAATGGATCGGCATCTCATCCCCCGCCACCGTCCACTCTCCCCCCAGACGTTTACGCCATTGAGGCGGCGCGGAACGAAGCGGAATGTCAGGCTACGATTGCAAACATCAACCGTGCAGTTCAGCGAGCAACAGAAGTGGACAGCGAGTATGCACATCGCACTCGCGCCGTGGCAGAAGGCTCTTATCGAAATTCGGAGAGTAGCAGCTCTACGAGTCCGGGTTTATCAGATTTGCCTGACCCTGCCACCTGGTCACCAGCAGAAATCGCAACGTGGTGGAATGCTCTATCTGAAGATGAACAAGATGCCCTCATCAAAAATCATCCAGACCTCATCGGAGGGCTGGACGGCCTGCCTGGATCCGCACGCGATGAAGCCAATAAGATTCGTCTTCCTGCCATGCTCTCTGAAGCTGAGCAAGCCGAGAAGGAAGCTCGCAAGAAATACCTTGATGCTCAAGAACGCTTGGGGCCATCGGGTTTTGCATCACTCGAATATAGTGAATGGCAGCGAGCTCAAGAGAAACTGGAAGATCTTCGCGCTGTCGAGTCCACACTTAATTCCGACCCGGAATTGTCCTTACTCGTTTTAGATGATTCTGGAGAACGATTGAAAGCCGCTGTCGCTCATGGAGATATTGACAGCGCTAAGCACGTTGCGACTTTCGTTCCCGGTATGAACACTACAGTTCACGATAGTCTCGACTCGTACACGGCCAAGACAGACGTCATGCAGAGCAAGGCTTTGAAGAACAATAATGGCGATGTCGCAACTATTGCATGGCTCGGCTACGATGCTCCGGACTTGTCAGATGTTGCCTCCACATCTAAAGCACACGCAGGTGCCGACAGGCTCAATTCTTTCGTTGAAGGAATCCAGGCCTCGCGTGAGGCAGGCGAATATGGTGACCCGCATCAGACTGTTCTCGGCCATTCGTATGGCTCGACTACTTCCGGTATGGCAGTGAAGGACACGAGGACAGGGGTAGTTGACGATCTCGTGATGTTTGGCTCCCCTGGATCGGGTGTGCAGGACATCCGTGAATATAACCTGCCCGCTGATTCAGGAGGAGATCCGGGACCGCATGCGCACGTCTCGCACGCCCAATACCGAGATCGAGTGCAAGGGATAGGACCGGACTTTTCCTTCGGCAAGAACCCGAACAAGCTTGACGGCATCGAGCATCTCGCAGATTCCACTGCTAAGCCTGATACCTTCTGGGAATGGGTCGACCCGTTTTCGCAGCACAGTTCTTACTTTGAAGAAGGGTCTGCGACAATGAATGACTTCGGCCGTGTAATCGCGGGAGTGAAGTAG
- a CDS encoding ComEA family DNA-binding protein, with protein MDLLQRRRLKKLTHAVYAQAASERGDETPEQRIRILPSAPAVIVLVLVIVLVSAISVWRFRSAPDTAHSLDESSPNEAPAAQSAQSSSAVTGVDEGDLLTPSDTASVTVYVTGQVGQPQVVELPDGSRVIDAVDAAGGPLADADLESLNMARVLVDGEHIAVTKPGESPPPGAQTGTPSRNDSDGNPAGNTAPSCININTAESAELENLDGVGPAIAQRIIDYRQTVGRFDSVEQLDDVSGIGPAMLQKISTGACV; from the coding sequence ATGGACCTCCTTCAACGCCGTCGTCTCAAAAAGCTGACACACGCTGTGTACGCCCAGGCAGCGTCTGAACGCGGCGACGAAACACCCGAGCAGCGCATCCGTATTCTGCCATCGGCGCCGGCAGTCATTGTCCTGGTCCTCGTCATTGTCCTTGTCAGCGCAATCTCAGTATGGCGCTTTCGTTCAGCTCCAGATACCGCCCATAGCCTCGACGAATCATCGCCAAACGAAGCACCGGCTGCTCAGTCCGCCCAGTCCTCCTCGGCTGTTACGGGCGTTGACGAGGGCGATCTACTCACCCCATCTGACACTGCCAGCGTCACCGTCTACGTGACAGGACAGGTCGGGCAGCCGCAAGTCGTGGAGCTTCCCGACGGCTCACGAGTCATCGATGCGGTCGATGCTGCGGGCGGTCCACTTGCTGATGCCGACCTTGAATCGCTCAACATGGCGCGCGTGCTGGTCGATGGTGAACACATAGCCGTGACCAAACCAGGTGAAAGCCCTCCACCCGGTGCTCAGACAGGCACTCCGTCACGCAATGACTCTGATGGCAACCCGGCAGGCAACACGGCACCATCCTGTATCAACATCAACACCGCTGAATCTGCCGAACTCGAAAATCTCGACGGCGTGGGACCAGCCATTGCGCAACGCATCATTGACTATCGCCAGACAGTTGGTCGCTTCGATTCAGTCGAACAGCTCGATGATGTCTCAGGCATTGGACCGGCAATGCTTCAGAAGATTTCGACAGGTGCGTGTGTGTAA
- a CDS encoding DUF4853 domain-containing protein, producing MNPPYVAPDAHDAAIRTPPGPSPELLHLRASTRIVRALSAARLQRAHTKSRTDALRTRVRSFLMLPLVTLMVAFALTSCHSSQPTTDNQFWDGSLSLEQRATIEDVQRTILPAFQEILANLSAAGAGQFSELEGPSLTGRATDRNTGKISAFEVATAIAAGHAIPPEEARRITGDIVTPLGMTQFSDLTPDDDDTGEVSYNWFDPDNGGFVELTILPDGSMTVYYISGMRPTDGSTTQAEQWTDGAQSDASAQ from the coding sequence TTGAACCCACCATACGTTGCTCCTGATGCTCACGACGCTGCGATACGGACACCTCCGGGACCATCTCCAGAACTCTTGCACCTGCGCGCATCAACGAGGATCGTCCGCGCACTGAGTGCAGCACGCTTACAGCGCGCTCACACCAAGTCCCGCACTGATGCGCTGAGAACGCGGGTGCGATCGTTCCTGATGTTGCCACTTGTCACACTCATGGTTGCGTTTGCGCTGACGTCGTGTCATTCCTCGCAGCCGACGACGGATAATCAATTCTGGGATGGATCCTTATCCCTCGAGCAGCGCGCCACAATCGAGGATGTTCAGCGCACCATCCTGCCCGCATTCCAGGAAATCCTCGCCAACCTGTCCGCAGCTGGAGCCGGACAATTTTCAGAGCTCGAGGGCCCTTCGCTGACGGGTCGTGCGACTGATCGTAACACGGGCAAGATCTCGGCTTTTGAAGTTGCAACTGCCATTGCCGCTGGCCACGCAATTCCGCCTGAAGAGGCTCGCCGGATCACAGGCGACATTGTGACCCCGCTCGGAATGACCCAATTCAGTGACCTCACACCTGATGATGACGACACCGGCGAGGTCTCGTACAACTGGTTTGATCCGGATAACGGTGGATTCGTCGAACTGACGATTCTACCCGATGGTTCCATGACTGTTTATTACATTTCAGGCATGCGCCCGACGGATGGTTCGACAACTCAAGCCGAACAGTGGACTGACGGAGCCCAGTCCGATGCGAGTGCCCAGTAG
- a CDS encoding ComEC/Rec2 family competence protein, protein MRDMRVTPVAASIWITLLICLRISIHLKDAVVVTGVLVALAATLAAWRVRDRHNERGRPRPRRMRTPVGSLRLGWAAILIASGAAAIVAGSACDAHARDPTVRLIDSGRTYVTLRVRLIDDPAAMASRWNRTRFYADARVEQVEVSHGQWQPSNVNVMLMGAGIGEYVRDDRVLVRGSIDSQFRSDPPFVGAMEAENIELTERPGGWVSIVRHVRSSMRQVCSALTVQGQALVPGVAIGDDRAMNEELSDAMKTSSLTHLTAVSGTHIAIMLSLIVSAVPGRGLIRAGATLAAMSLLVAVVGPQPSVIRAVLTASVGVAGLLLKRPGGAQAALSTVVVLVLLIDPFSARAVGFALSVLATWGVVGPAQQWNEAVKHAVRSDAWYARCVRRLLQACCVPLAAQILVAPVLVLMSPLLPVWGVIANVLVSPVIAPACVCALMTAVCAPWWPAAATLMAHVAQIFTGWIAWVATWVSSWPMANVSWPQGIEGTIVLASAAIGMLSVSTVVRRCRRRMSH, encoded by the coding sequence ATGCGTGATATGCGTGTCACGCCGGTTGCCGCCAGCATCTGGATCACCCTGCTCATCTGTCTGCGCATCTCGATCCACCTGAAGGATGCGGTGGTAGTGACCGGTGTCCTTGTGGCACTCGCAGCAACACTGGCCGCGTGGCGGGTTCGTGATCGGCACAATGAACGAGGGAGGCCTCGCCCTCGCCGGATGCGCACTCCTGTCGGATCGTTACGGTTGGGATGGGCGGCAATACTTATCGCATCGGGTGCGGCTGCAATAGTTGCCGGCAGTGCCTGCGATGCTCATGCGCGGGATCCGACCGTGCGCCTCATCGACTCTGGACGCACCTACGTGACGCTCCGCGTGCGCCTGATCGATGACCCAGCTGCGATGGCAAGCCGGTGGAACCGGACACGCTTCTACGCAGACGCGCGCGTCGAACAGGTTGAAGTGTCTCACGGTCAATGGCAGCCCTCGAACGTGAATGTCATGTTGATGGGTGCAGGGATTGGAGAGTATGTGCGCGATGATCGCGTACTCGTGCGCGGCAGTATTGACTCGCAGTTTCGCTCCGACCCGCCGTTTGTGGGCGCGATGGAGGCTGAGAACATTGAGCTGACTGAACGCCCGGGCGGATGGGTCTCGATTGTCCGTCATGTCAGATCATCGATGCGTCAGGTGTGCTCGGCGCTCACTGTGCAAGGCCAGGCGCTGGTTCCCGGCGTCGCCATTGGTGATGATCGCGCCATGAACGAGGAGCTTTCGGACGCAATGAAGACGTCGTCGCTGACGCATCTCACGGCCGTGTCCGGAACTCACATCGCGATCATGTTGTCACTGATCGTCAGCGCAGTGCCAGGGCGAGGATTGATCCGCGCTGGCGCGACCCTTGCGGCGATGAGTCTTCTTGTGGCAGTTGTCGGACCGCAGCCCTCGGTCATACGCGCGGTGTTGACCGCGAGCGTCGGAGTCGCAGGCTTGTTGCTCAAACGGCCTGGGGGAGCGCAGGCAGCGCTGTCCACCGTGGTCGTACTGGTTTTGCTGATTGACCCGTTTTCTGCCCGGGCAGTGGGGTTTGCGCTGTCCGTCCTTGCCACGTGGGGCGTTGTCGGCCCTGCTCAACAGTGGAACGAAGCTGTCAAGCACGCGGTGCGCAGCGATGCCTGGTATGCGCGCTGTGTCAGACGCCTGCTGCAGGCGTGCTGTGTTCCACTTGCCGCTCAAATCCTGGTGGCGCCTGTCCTCGTACTGATGTCGCCGCTTCTACCAGTGTGGGGTGTGATTGCGAACGTTTTGGTCAGCCCTGTCATCGCGCCAGCGTGCGTCTGCGCCCTGATGACAGCGGTGTGTGCGCCGTGGTGGCCCGCTGCAGCAACCCTGATGGCGCACGTTGCACAAATATTCACGGGATGGATCGCGTGGGTCGCTACATGGGTGTCGTCATGGCCGATGGCGAACGTGTCATGGCCACAGGGGATCGAGGGAACTATCGTCCTGGCCAGCGCAGCAATCGGAATGCTGAGTGTGTCCACAGTGGTACGCAGATGCCGTCGACGCATGTCACACTAG
- the holA gene encoding DNA polymerase III subunit delta, whose translation MARRSQSRSSDPIELAPLVLVKGSEAFLADRAVSELRRQATERDASVERVEISAATYPAGQLDVVTSPSLFGEPRLIVIPNFEVTNDELMVDLLAYIENPADDVWMIVRHNGGNRGKKVLDALKKAHVPTIAADPLKYDNEKIDLVMSEARRLHRRIEAEAAHMLVGALGSDLAEMMSALSQLMSDVEGTITTQAVHRYHSGRVEASGFDVADAALAGRTAQALTLLRHALATGVAPLMIVGALASKFRSMAYATAPRGALQSVSMNQWQFNRARRDVQGWTDTALAGAIEAIALADEEAKGLSRDPERAVEKCVLTICRLRGSARA comes from the coding sequence ATGGCGCGTCGATCCCAGTCACGCTCAAGTGACCCGATCGAACTGGCACCTCTTGTGCTGGTTAAAGGATCCGAAGCCTTCCTGGCAGACCGTGCCGTCAGTGAGCTTCGACGCCAGGCCACTGAACGCGACGCTTCAGTTGAACGCGTGGAGATTTCGGCCGCCACGTATCCGGCTGGACAACTCGATGTTGTCACCTCACCGTCCCTGTTCGGTGAACCCCGCCTGATCGTGATCCCTAATTTTGAAGTCACCAATGACGAACTGATGGTGGATCTGCTGGCCTACATTGAAAACCCGGCAGACGACGTGTGGATGATTGTCCGACACAACGGCGGTAACCGTGGCAAGAAAGTGCTCGATGCGCTCAAGAAAGCACATGTGCCCACGATCGCGGCAGATCCGCTCAAATACGACAACGAAAAAATCGACCTCGTCATGTCCGAGGCGCGCCGCCTGCACCGACGCATCGAAGCTGAAGCTGCGCACATGCTCGTCGGCGCTCTGGGATCTGACCTGGCGGAAATGATGAGCGCACTGTCCCAACTCATGAGTGACGTCGAAGGGACGATCACGACGCAAGCCGTCCACCGTTACCATTCAGGCCGAGTGGAAGCGTCCGGCTTTGACGTTGCTGACGCTGCACTCGCAGGTCGGACAGCTCAGGCGCTCACACTGCTACGCCACGCTCTGGCAACAGGTGTCGCGCCGCTGATGATCGTCGGCGCACTGGCATCGAAGTTTCGGTCGATGGCGTACGCAACCGCTCCGCGTGGCGCTCTGCAGTCTGTGTCGATGAATCAGTGGCAGTTCAACCGTGCACGGCGGGACGTGCAAGGGTGGACTGACACGGCTTTGGCCGGTGCCATTGAAGCCATCGCGCTCGCAGACGAAGAGGCCAAAGGCCTGTCACGTGACCCTGAACGCGCAGTCGAAAAATGTGTCCTCACGATCTGTCGACTGCGCGGGTCGGCCCGCGCCTAA
- a CDS encoding aldo/keto reductase, whose protein sequence is MSDIPVMKLNDGYEIPQLGFGVFLVEEDEAQRVVMDALETGYRHIDTAKIYGNEEGVGRAIAESGIARKDLYITTKLWNDDQPKARQALEQSLERLGLDYVDLYLIHWPCARQDAYLDAWHEMEKCREEGLIRSIGVCNFLPKHLERLLGESETVPVVNQIELHPTYQQSSVTQYSRSHDIAIEAWGPLGQGKYDLFGEKPIKEAAEAHGKTPAQVVLRWHLQMKNIIFPKSVHVERMRENMEIFDFTLTSDEMSAITALERGNRVSSHPDEVEVD, encoded by the coding sequence ATGAGCGATATTCCTGTGATGAAACTGAATGACGGCTACGAGATCCCTCAGCTGGGCTTTGGGGTATTCCTCGTTGAAGAAGATGAGGCACAGCGGGTAGTGATGGACGCCCTCGAAACTGGCTATCGCCACATCGACACGGCGAAGATCTACGGGAACGAGGAAGGCGTCGGACGCGCGATCGCTGAATCGGGAATTGCCCGTAAAGACCTGTACATCACCACGAAGCTGTGGAACGATGACCAGCCGAAAGCACGCCAGGCACTTGAGCAGTCCCTGGAACGCCTGGGACTTGACTACGTTGACCTTTACCTCATTCACTGGCCGTGCGCCCGGCAGGATGCGTACCTCGATGCATGGCATGAAATGGAAAAGTGCCGAGAGGAAGGGCTGATTCGCTCGATCGGTGTGTGTAATTTCCTGCCGAAACACCTGGAGCGTTTGCTCGGTGAGTCCGAGACTGTTCCGGTTGTGAACCAGATTGAGTTGCATCCGACCTACCAGCAAAGCTCGGTGACGCAGTATTCACGCTCGCACGATATTGCGATTGAAGCCTGGGGACCGCTGGGACAGGGCAAGTACGACCTGTTCGGTGAGAAGCCGATCAAGGAGGCTGCTGAAGCTCATGGAAAGACTCCTGCTCAGGTGGTATTGCGGTGGCATTTGCAGATGAAGAACATCATTTTCCCGAAGTCAGTACATGTTGAGCGCATGCGCGAGAACATGGAGATCTTTGATTTCACGCTGACCAGTGACGAAATGAGCGCGATCACCGCGCTGGAGCGAGGCAACCGTGTCTCGTCTCACCCCGACGAAGTCGAAGTGGACTAG
- the rpsT gene encoding 30S ribosomal protein S20, with translation MANIKSQIKRNRTNEKRRLRNQSVKSELKTLVRKARELIEEGDEDAAEKAVQVASRKLDKAASKGVIHRNQASQRKSKLSHRLNKMTAEKAE, from the coding sequence GTGGCGAATATTAAGTCTCAGATCAAACGCAACCGCACCAACGAGAAGCGTCGTCTGCGTAACCAGTCAGTGAAGTCTGAGCTGAAGACCTTGGTACGTAAGGCTCGCGAACTCATTGAAGAAGGCGACGAGGACGCTGCAGAAAAAGCAGTGCAGGTTGCTTCCCGCAAGCTTGACAAGGCTGCTTCCAAGGGCGTGATTCACCGTAATCAGGCCAGCCAGCGTAAGTCGAAGCTGTCGCACCGTCTGAACAAGATGACGGCTGAAAAAGCGGAGTGA
- a CDS encoding type II toxin-antitoxin system PemK/MazF family toxin, protein MPSWSRLARNIARKALFTVVSQMRTSGSQAPTQTRKSQRNSMPSDGSQPRPLGAHSIREVDLSEGLAHTSYDPDPDGDADPGEVVWTWVPYEEDASRGKDRPVVVIGRSTKSGTHGVYVAQLTSKDHDRDARWEASQGRHWMDVGTGTWDSRGRPSEVRLDRVLWVAHDEVRREGATLKRQIFERVINGMRTVDSNR, encoded by the coding sequence ATGCCATCGTGGTCCCGACTCGCACGCAACATTGCCCGCAAAGCGCTGTTCACTGTGGTGTCTCAGATGCGCACCTCCGGCTCGCAGGCGCCCACACAGACACGCAAATCGCAGCGCAACTCCATGCCTTCTGACGGTTCCCAGCCGCGCCCCCTCGGCGCGCATTCCATTCGCGAGGTTGACTTGTCCGAGGGTCTTGCGCATACCTCCTACGATCCTGATCCGGATGGGGATGCGGATCCGGGTGAAGTGGTGTGGACGTGGGTTCCCTATGAGGAGGATGCCTCCCGCGGAAAAGATCGCCCGGTCGTGGTCATCGGCCGCTCGACAAAGTCAGGCACCCACGGCGTGTATGTTGCGCAGCTGACCTCGAAGGACCACGATCGAGATGCCCGCTGGGAAGCCTCGCAGGGCCGTCACTGGATGGACGTCGGTACCGGCACGTGGGATTCACGAGGGCGCCCATCCGAGGTTCGACTCGATCGGGTTTTATGGGTAGCTCATGATGAAGTGCGTCGAGAAGGCGCAACACTGAAACGTCAGATCTTCGAACGCGTCATCAACGGCATGCGCACCGTCGACTCGAACAGGTAA
- a CDS encoding TM2 domain-containing protein: MDNDHTYGASRWPEQDVPSSSDSSQDYDNSASTGSALEQSGYNSSQYYGSYGSSPYGSANGAPNGAPDGSSYPGQSYGGYSNQGVYEAHGATPYPNQGGYGNQGGYQSQGAYQNPAGYQANPTYSAPKSRIVAGILGLFFGTLGVHNFYAGRTTLGIIQLLVTLVSFPLCFIIIGFFTLTGVAIWAFIESIMYFIGSGSYAYDGHGVPMQA, encoded by the coding sequence GTGGACAACGATCACACGTATGGTGCCAGCCGGTGGCCGGAACAGGATGTTCCTTCATCGTCTGATTCCAGCCAGGACTACGACAACTCAGCATCAACTGGATCCGCATTGGAACAGTCCGGATATAACTCGTCGCAATATTACGGGTCGTACGGCAGTTCCCCTTATGGTTCGGCCAACGGTGCTCCCAACGGTGCTCCCGATGGGTCCTCTTACCCGGGCCAGTCCTATGGCGGCTATTCCAACCAGGGTGTGTACGAGGCGCACGGCGCAACCCCGTACCCAAACCAGGGCGGGTATGGCAACCAGGGAGGCTACCAGTCTCAGGGCGCCTACCAGAATCCCGCCGGATATCAGGCGAATCCAACCTATTCGGCACCGAAGTCGCGAATCGTCGCAGGAATCCTGGGCTTGTTCTTCGGCACGCTCGGTGTCCATAACTTCTATGCCGGTAGGACGACGCTGGGCATTATTCAGCTCTTGGTGACGCTCGTGTCGTTCCCGCTGTGCTTCATCATCATCGGGTTCTTCACGCTCACCGGTGTCGCGATCTGGGCGTTTATCGAATCGATCATGTACTTCATCGGATCGGGATCTTACGCATATGATGGGCACGGGGTGCCGATGCAGGCTTGA